The following proteins come from a genomic window of Halorussus halophilus:
- a CDS encoding DUF5518 domain-containing protein, which translates to MSQRTTTVSRERQSRSDPEPNTLMNALIGAVVTVVTAPLLPFAAIVGGAVAGYLQERDGLKVGALSGGIAAIPAFFVAWLVVGFLFLGVDPMLGIGGLLAMMIFVFVLGYLVLAGALGGLLGVYVRKEL; encoded by the coding sequence ATGTCCCAACGAACGACGACCGTCTCCCGAGAGCGCCAATCTCGGTCCGACCCAGAACCGAACACCCTGATGAACGCGCTCATCGGGGCAGTCGTCACCGTCGTCACCGCGCCTCTCCTCCCGTTCGCCGCCATCGTCGGCGGTGCCGTCGCGGGCTACCTCCAAGAGCGAGACGGCCTGAAAGTCGGCGCACTCTCTGGTGGCATCGCCGCCATCCCGGCGTTCTTCGTCGCGTGGCTCGTCGTCGGATTTCTCTTCCTCGGTGTAGATCCGATGCTCGGGATTGGCGGTCTCTTAGCGATGATGATCTTCGTGTTCGTCCTCGGCTATCTCGTTCTCGCGGGTGCGCTCGGCGGCTTGCTGGGCGTCTACGTCCGGAAAGAACTGTAA
- a CDS encoding FAD-binding oxidoreductase — MVGDPEAGRATQETIAEDALEAFAERFRGEVVRPDDGEYDSARQVWNGTIDKYPAIIARCAGTADVVAAVEFAREEDLRVAVRGGGHNVAGTGVCDGGIVIDLSAMRGVHVDLDAGTVRAQGGATWGDVDSETQVFGQMTPGGAISSTGIAGLTLGGGYGWTRRTHGLTCDNLVSADVVTADGNVVTASEDQHSDLFWALRGGGGNFGVVTSFEFDLYELGPEILFLGAMYPLDDAPTVLSEWVDYMETAPDELTADADVWTIPETPMFPEELHGTPFVGILGTYAGDFEEGEGVVEPLRTITKPLLDMTGPMDYLQLQSMLDPFFPKGARYYWKSRYLTDLNEDAIETIVEYGRKRPSGQSVIPIRSRGGAVTRVGSDETAFPDRSSPFMLSIDGAWEDSSEDDENVEWVREFWEAMEPYAAEQGYQNFSMLDEADETAATMYGDNYDRLVTVKDEYDPKNVFQSNANVRPSD; from the coding sequence ATGGTGGGGGATCCCGAAGCAGGGAGAGCGACGCAAGAAACGATAGCAGAAGACGCGCTCGAAGCGTTCGCGGAACGCTTCCGAGGCGAAGTCGTCAGACCCGACGACGGCGAGTACGACAGTGCCAGGCAAGTCTGGAACGGGACGATAGACAAGTATCCCGCGATAATCGCGCGGTGTGCAGGAACCGCCGACGTAGTCGCGGCAGTCGAATTTGCCCGCGAAGAGGACCTGCGCGTGGCGGTTCGCGGCGGCGGGCACAACGTCGCCGGGACGGGGGTCTGTGACGGTGGCATCGTCATCGACCTCTCGGCGATGCGCGGCGTTCACGTCGATTTAGACGCCGGGACAGTCCGCGCGCAGGGCGGCGCGACGTGGGGCGACGTAGACAGCGAGACGCAGGTGTTCGGGCAGATGACGCCCGGAGGGGCAATCTCTTCGACAGGTATCGCCGGACTGACCCTCGGAGGGGGATATGGCTGGACGCGCCGCACGCATGGTCTGACCTGCGACAACCTCGTGTCGGCAGACGTAGTCACTGCCGACGGCAACGTCGTCACCGCGAGCGAGGACCAACACTCTGACCTCTTCTGGGCGCTCCGTGGCGGCGGCGGTAACTTCGGCGTCGTCACCTCCTTCGAGTTCGACTTGTACGAACTTGGTCCAGAGATACTCTTCTTGGGCGCGATGTATCCGCTGGACGACGCTCCGACCGTCCTCAGCGAGTGGGTAGACTACATGGAGACGGCCCCCGACGAACTCACCGCAGACGCGGACGTTTGGACGATTCCAGAAACGCCGATGTTTCCAGAAGAACTCCACGGAACGCCGTTTGTCGGCATCCTCGGCACCTACGCGGGTGACTTCGAGGAGGGTGAAGGAGTTGTCGAGCCACTTCGGACGATTACGAAGCCACTGCTGGACATGACCGGCCCGATGGACTACTTGCAGTTGCAGTCGATGCTCGACCCCTTCTTCCCGAAGGGCGCACGGTACTACTGGAAGTCCCGGTATCTGACCGATTTGAACGAGGACGCTATCGAGACGATTGTGGAGTACGGTCGCAAGCGGCCCTCGGGCCAGTCGGTGATTCCGATTCGCTCGCGTGGCGGCGCGGTCACCCGCGTCGGGAGCGACGAAACTGCGTTCCCCGACCGGAGTTCGCCGTTCATGCTGAGCATCGACGGAGCGTGGGAAGATTCCAGCGAAGACGACGAGAACGTCGAGTGGGTCCGAGAGTTCTGGGAGGCGATGGAACCGTACGCCGCCGAGCAAGGGTACCAGAACTTCTCGATGTTAGACGAGGCAGACGAGACGGCGGCGACGATGTACGGCGACAACTACGACCGACTGGTCACGGTGAAAGACGAGTACGACCCGAAGAACGTGTTCCAGTCGAACGCGAACGTCCGACCGAGTGACTGA
- a CDS encoding alpha/beta fold hydrolase: MPYEQCNGADLYFEDEQPANSEAGSSASSGLESNNPIVLLPGVTTGIRFFDEQLSGLSGDHHTVALDYRGHGRSEKTEIGHTVPQYARDLRSFLDQRDLEDVVLVGWSMGALVAWEYLDQFGADDIAGLVVVDMAATAFDWDDSEYGGTDLERLTDVLELVQTDHSSLVEMQMELTFKDPPSPEIQQLVFDETTRTPPPIKSAILFDYTVRDYREVLPNLDVPALVCAGADEKWRSVASVEHVARLLPNAEFERFEESGHCLSLEEPDHFNRVVGEFVDSI; encoded by the coding sequence ATGCCATACGAACAGTGCAACGGGGCCGACCTCTACTTCGAAGACGAACAACCAGCCAATTCGGAGGCAGGAAGTTCAGCGTCCAGCGGTCTGGAGTCGAACAATCCAATCGTCCTCCTTCCGGGTGTCACGACCGGAATTCGGTTCTTCGACGAGCAGTTGTCCGGCCTCTCGGGGGACCATCACACGGTCGCGCTCGACTACCGGGGACACGGCCGCTCCGAGAAGACCGAAATCGGCCACACGGTTCCCCAGTACGCCCGCGACCTCCGGTCGTTTCTCGACCAGCGAGACCTCGAAGACGTAGTCCTCGTGGGGTGGTCGATGGGCGCGCTCGTCGCCTGGGAGTATCTCGACCAGTTCGGTGCCGACGACATCGCTGGCCTCGTGGTCGTGGACATGGCCGCGACGGCGTTCGACTGGGACGACTCGGAGTACGGCGGCACCGACCTCGAACGACTCACGGACGTGCTCGAACTCGTCCAGACGGACCACTCGTCGCTGGTCGAGATGCAGATGGAGTTGACGTTCAAGGACCCGCCGTCCCCCGAAATTCAGCAACTGGTGTTCGACGAGACGACTCGTACCCCACCACCCATCAAGAGTGCGATTCTGTTCGACTACACCGTGCGCGACTACCGCGAGGTGCTTCCGAACCTCGACGTGCCTGCACTGGTCTGTGCTGGCGCAGACGAAAAGTGGCGCTCGGTAGCCTCCGTCGAACACGTCGCGCGACTGCTCCCGAACGCGGAGTTCGAACGCTTCGAGGAGAGCGGCCACTGTCTCTCGCTCGAAGAACCCGACCACTTCAACCGCGTCGTCGGGGAGTTCGTCGATTCAATTTGA
- a CDS encoding ABC transporter permease gives MDGADTDDETSPKSDGETRTDGAGRYGGEATAENGKRASEDTAALGTGTKLFALGVALLTTAFAYDHTVVGEGRPLFFGVNPTGLDWLFALSWLALASFVLVPLALRRRQTRIYWRRLRSRPAGVAALAYLVVFLVVGTVGPWFVQPDLNLTVADQPPLFLSISESNVYNCVGPVVDGRCHGTLKYPLGTNSTGKSVVALLVSGMRVSLLVSLVSATILVPVGTTIGVLAGYAGGWTDDLLMGYVDVQQTLPAFVLYVILMFVYGKSLLLIVLVFGLTSWGGAARMVRSEVLQRREEEFVQAAENAGASWSHVVGTHILPNVSTTIITALSRQIPILILTEVAIAYLELNNFLLMSWGETIALELRKAFPKTWWTSTFTVALLAITVTSFSVLGDTLRDVLDPKQQ, from the coding sequence ATGGACGGAGCAGACACCGACGACGAGACGTCACCGAAATCCGACGGAGAGACACGAACAGACGGGGCTGGCCGCTACGGAGGCGAAGCGACGGCCGAAAACGGGAAACGCGCGTCGGAAGACACGGCCGCACTCGGCACGGGGACGAAACTGTTCGCACTCGGCGTGGCGCTGTTGACTACGGCGTTCGCCTACGACCACACGGTCGTCGGCGAAGGTCGTCCGCTGTTTTTCGGTGTAAATCCCACTGGACTCGACTGGCTGTTCGCGCTGTCGTGGCTGGCGCTCGCGTCGTTCGTCCTCGTCCCACTGGCGCTCCGGCGACGGCAGACCCGAATCTACTGGCGTCGATTACGTTCGCGGCCCGCCGGAGTCGCCGCGCTCGCGTATCTCGTCGTCTTTCTGGTCGTCGGGACGGTCGGCCCGTGGTTCGTGCAACCCGACCTGAACCTCACCGTCGCCGACCAGCCGCCGTTGTTTCTTAGTATTAGCGAGAGTAACGTCTACAACTGCGTCGGCCCCGTAGTCGATGGTCGCTGTCACGGAACGCTGAAGTATCCGCTCGGCACCAACAGCACCGGCAAGAGCGTGGTAGCTCTGCTCGTCTCGGGCATGCGAGTCAGCCTCCTCGTCTCGCTCGTCTCCGCGACGATTCTGGTCCCCGTCGGGACGACCATCGGCGTCTTGGCTGGCTACGCAGGCGGGTGGACGGACGACCTGCTGATGGGCTACGTGGACGTACAGCAGACCCTCCCCGCGTTCGTCCTCTACGTCATCCTGATGTTCGTCTACGGCAAGAGCCTGCTCCTCATCGTCCTCGTCTTCGGACTGACGAGTTGGGGCGGTGCGGCCCGAATGGTCCGCAGCGAAGTCCTCCAACGCAGGGAAGAAGAGTTCGTGCAAGCCGCCGAGAACGCGGGTGCGAGTTGGAGCCACGTCGTCGGCACCCACATCTTGCCGAACGTCTCCACGACGATAATCACGGCACTGAGTCGCCAAATTCCGATTCTCATCCTGACCGAAGTTGCCATCGCGTATCTCGAACTGAACAACTTCCTGTTGATGTCGTGGGGTGAGACCATCGCGCTCGAACTGCGAAAGGCGTTCCCGAAGACGTGGTGGACCTCGACGTTCACGGTGGCTCTGCTGGCGATAACAGTCACGTCGTTCAGCGTCCTCGGGGACACGTTGCGGGACGTACTCGACCCGAAACAACAGTGA
- a CDS encoding ABC transporter permease: MSLGRHVARRAVVSLVAIYLVVTLSFGFVALTPDPNQAAVAYETQTSGGDAEDVKAAIAAYRSAHNLDDPILQRYTRWVVDISTFDWGISYSMGAPVTSVIAQRLPYTALYVVPALFLSLVSGVAVGLYSAFNRHGLVDRVASVLAYTGFGVPNFWLAEVFLLVVVTKLGLLSHPELATAGSFWSISHLEQYVVPTLVLASGLFAGQLRYARAESLEYVNAEFVAALKAKGVSNGGVARHVLRNAAIPILSLFFADMVAVLVVDIFVIEKFFGIRGLSWLTIRAVSQRDMPLVLGVTMVIGFVGIAANFLQDVTYAALDPRIGDGER, translated from the coding sequence ATGAGTCTGGGCAGACACGTCGCGCGCCGCGCTGTCGTCTCGCTGGTCGCCATCTACCTCGTCGTCACGCTCTCGTTCGGCTTCGTCGCGCTCACGCCGGACCCGAATCAGGCGGCGGTCGCGTACGAAACCCAAACCTCGGGCGGGGACGCCGAAGACGTGAAGGCGGCCATCGCGGCCTACCGGTCGGCGCACAATCTCGACGACCCGATACTTCAGCGATACACCCGCTGGGTCGTGGACATCTCGACGTTCGACTGGGGCATCTCCTACTCGATGGGCGCGCCCGTCACGTCGGTCATCGCGCAACGACTCCCCTACACGGCGCTGTACGTCGTTCCGGCCCTGTTTCTCTCGCTGGTCAGCGGCGTCGCCGTCGGCCTCTACTCGGCGTTCAACAGACACGGCCTCGTAGACAGAGTGGCTAGCGTGCTGGCCTACACGGGCTTCGGCGTCCCGAACTTCTGGCTCGCGGAGGTGTTCCTCCTCGTCGTCGTCACCAAACTCGGTTTGCTGAGTCATCCCGAACTAGCGACTGCGGGGTCGTTCTGGTCGATATCGCACCTCGAACAGTACGTGGTCCCGACGCTCGTCCTCGCGTCTGGACTGTTCGCCGGGCAACTCCGCTACGCCCGCGCCGAGTCGCTGGAGTACGTCAACGCCGAATTCGTCGCCGCGCTCAAAGCGAAGGGCGTCTCGAACGGGGGCGTCGCTCGTCACGTCCTCCGCAACGCGGCGATTCCGATTCTGTCGCTGTTCTTCGCCGACATGGTGGCGGTGCTGGTCGTGGACATCTTCGTCATCGAGAAGTTCTTCGGCATCCGGGGGCTGAGTTGGCTGACCATCCGCGCCGTCAGTCAGCGAGACATGCCGCTCGTCCTCGGCGTAACGATGGTCATCGGATTCGTCGGCATCGCCGCGAACTTCTTACAGGACGTGACCTACGCGGCACTGGACCCGCGAATCGGCGACGGCGAGCGTTAG
- a CDS encoding secondary thiamine-phosphate synthase enzyme YjbQ, which produces MFQVETQERTQVVDVTEKVRDELQGQNVSDGLCTVFVQHTTAGVVVNEAESGLLEDIESFLQNIVPDHDDYRHDRIDDNADSHLRALLLGESATVPIEDGELALGTWQKLLFVECDGPRTRRVRVTVTD; this is translated from the coding sequence ATGTTCCAAGTAGAAACCCAAGAGCGCACCCAAGTCGTGGACGTGACCGAGAAAGTCCGTGACGAACTCCAAGGTCAAAATGTCTCAGACGGCCTCTGTACCGTCTTCGTCCAGCACACCACCGCAGGGGTCGTGGTCAACGAGGCCGAATCAGGCCTCCTCGAAGACATCGAGTCGTTCCTCCAGAACATCGTCCCGGACCACGACGACTACCGACACGACCGAATCGACGACAACGCCGACTCGCATCTGCGGGCGCTCCTGCTCGGTGAATCAGCAACCGTCCCCATCGAGGACGGCGAACTCGCGCTCGGCACGTGGCAGAAACTCTTGTTCGTGGAGTGCGACGGACCCAGAACCCGTCGAGTCAGGGTCACAGTCACCGACTAA
- a CDS encoding SpoVR family protein, whose amino-acid sequence MDERPITRKAASKLHEPVVEANALAEKLGLEPYPVNYWVVDYDEMNELIAYNGFQERYPHWRWGMQYDRQQKQGQYTGGKAFEIVINDDPSHAFLQESNSVADQKAVITHVEAHSDFFANNEWYAMFADDLDAAAMLERHAARIGNYMADSEVDREEVEEWIDSVLCLEDNIDQHEPFKRQHERARRDDEDDEPDPELADKLDEMDLSEEVKRQVFDEEWMNEQAEGTVDLDEPEMDVLAFLRDHGKAFDKESEKAVEMTEWQKETLEMLRAESYYFAAQKLTKVMNEGWAAYWESMMMGEEGFAGDDEFVQYADHQAKVLNSPGLNPYKLGKELWEYLENTENRRQVARLLLRVDGITWRNFHDVVDFEEVQNLMASDPALATITPETLDELDALAPEKVDEEALEKAKSGEIDVEKYPWKVLTYEGLAERHFSLCKRQNRGFVRSISQTDLEQYARYIMDDARYGSVEEALSELDYTVGWDKMREVRESHNDVTFLDSFLTQEFVTDNKYFTYEFSQTTGDYRVASKQYEDVKKKLMLQFTNFGKPTIAVYDGNYNNRNELLLGHHYNGVMLDIQQAKGTLERVFALWGRPVNLKTIVKEVDDRDAEIARRRDREPEPEEQGKLLRYDGEEFTIEDLEWNEVEDIAATEVDYDTKPEDWLA is encoded by the coding sequence ATGGACGAACGACCAATCACACGAAAGGCGGCATCGAAGCTCCACGAACCAGTCGTGGAGGCGAACGCACTGGCGGAAAAGCTCGGCTTAGAGCCGTACCCGGTCAACTACTGGGTGGTCGATTACGACGAGATGAACGAACTCATCGCCTACAACGGCTTCCAAGAGCGCTATCCCCACTGGCGGTGGGGCATGCAGTACGACCGCCAGCAGAAGCAAGGGCAATATACGGGCGGGAAGGCGTTCGAAATCGTCATCAACGACGACCCCTCCCACGCGTTCCTGCAGGAGTCCAACAGCGTGGCCGACCAGAAGGCGGTCATCACGCACGTCGAAGCCCACTCGGACTTCTTCGCCAACAACGAGTGGTACGCCATGTTCGCCGACGATTTGGACGCGGCGGCGATGCTGGAACGCCACGCCGCTCGCATCGGCAACTACATGGCCGACTCGGAGGTCGATAGAGAGGAAGTCGAGGAGTGGATAGACAGCGTGCTGTGTCTGGAGGACAACATCGACCAGCACGAACCGTTCAAGCGCCAACACGAGCGAGCGCGCCGCGACGACGAGGACGACGAACCCGACCCAGAGTTGGCCGACAAGTTGGACGAGATGGACCTCAGCGAAGAGGTCAAACGGCAGGTGTTCGACGAAGAGTGGATGAACGAGCAAGCAGAGGGCACGGTCGATTTAGACGAGCCAGAGATGGACGTGCTGGCGTTCCTCCGGGACCACGGGAAGGCCTTCGACAAAGAGTCAGAGAAAGCCGTCGAGATGACGGAGTGGCAGAAAGAGACCTTGGAGATGCTTCGTGCGGAGTCGTACTACTTCGCGGCCCAGAAGCTGACGAAGGTGATGAACGAAGGCTGGGCGGCCTACTGGGAGTCGATGATGATGGGCGAAGAGGGCTTCGCTGGCGACGACGAGTTCGTGCAGTACGCCGACCACCAAGCGAAGGTGCTGAACTCTCCGGGGCTGAATCCCTACAAACTCGGCAAGGAGCTGTGGGAGTACTTGGAGAACACGGAGAACCGACGGCAGGTCGCGCGACTGCTCCTCCGCGTGGACGGCATCACGTGGCGGAACTTCCACGATGTGGTGGACTTCGAGGAGGTGCAGAATCTGATGGCTTCGGACCCCGCGCTGGCGACGATTACGCCCGAGACGCTGGACGAGTTGGACGCGCTGGCTCCCGAAAAAGTGGACGAGGAAGCACTTGAAAAGGCGAAATCAGGGGAAATCGACGTGGAGAAGTACCCGTGGAAGGTGCTGACCTACGAGGGCCTCGCGGAGCGACACTTCTCGCTGTGCAAGCGCCAGAACCGCGGGTTCGTGCGCTCGATTTCGCAGACGGACTTAGAGCAGTACGCCCGCTACATCATGGACGACGCGCGGTATGGCTCTGTGGAGGAAGCTCTGAGCGAACTGGACTACACGGTTGGGTGGGACAAGATGCGGGAAGTCCGGGAGAGCCACAACGACGTGACGTTCCTCGACAGCTTCCTCACCCAGGAGTTCGTCACGGACAACAAGTACTTCACCTACGAGTTCAGCCAGACCACGGGAGACTACCGGGTCGCCAGCAAGCAGTACGAGGACGTGAAGAAGAAGCTGATGTTGCAGTTCACCAACTTCGGCAAGCCGACCATCGCGGTGTACGACGGCAACTACAACAACCGCAACGAGTTGCTGTTGGGCCACCACTACAACGGCGTGATGCTCGACATCCAGCAGGCGAAAGGCACCTTAGAGCGCGTCTTCGCCCTCTGGGGTCGCCCGGTGAATCTCAAGACAATCGTCAAAGAAGTGGACGACCGGGACGCCGAGATTGCGCGCCGGAGAGATAGGGAGCCTGAGCCTGAAGAGCAGGGCAAACTTCTGCGGTACGACGGCGAGGAGTTCACCATAGAGGACCTGGAGTGGAACGAAGTCGAGGACATCGCGGCGACGGAAGTGGACTACGACACCAAGCCCGAGGATTGGTTGGCTTAG
- a CDS encoding YeaH/YhbH family protein yields the protein MGLREDIERYREVGEDKRQDLADFIQYGDLGQSLPDEINIPIKIIDPPEFAYDRLDRGGIGQGEPDVGDPVGQPQPQPGDDGEEGDPGDESGEHDYYEMDPEEFAEELDDELGLDLEPKGKEVIEEKEGDFTDMTRTGPNSTLDFERMFKEGLKRKLAMDFDPKFVREALKIDGWGPEKVFEWARGSGIRVSKHWLDEQYKAIPQDELATYESIEEMEESVPHRSAAQKIREEGIRHVPFRPEDERYRYPEIIEEREKNVVVVNIRDVSGSMREKKRELVERTFTPLDWYLTGKYDNAEFVYIAHDAEAWEVERDEFFGIRSGGGTKISSAYQLARQVLEERYPWSDWNRYVFAAGDSENSRNDTSENVIPLMDEIPANLHAYVETQPDGKAINATHAEEVDEHYAESNEVAVSYVNGPEDVTTAIYEILSTEAE from the coding sequence ATGGGACTGAGAGAAGACATCGAACGCTACCGGGAAGTCGGCGAGGACAAGCGCCAAGACCTCGCGGACTTCATCCAGTACGGCGACCTCGGCCAGAGTCTCCCGGACGAGATCAACATCCCCATCAAGATTATCGACCCGCCGGAGTTCGCCTACGACCGCCTCGACAGGGGCGGCATCGGACAGGGCGAACCCGACGTGGGCGACCCGGTCGGCCAGCCACAGCCACAACCCGGTGACGACGGCGAAGAAGGCGACCCCGGCGACGAATCGGGCGAACACGACTACTACGAGATGGACCCCGAGGAGTTCGCCGAGGAACTGGACGACGAGTTGGGCCTCGACTTGGAACCCAAAGGCAAGGAAGTCATCGAGGAGAAGGAAGGCGACTTCACCGACATGACCCGGACCGGCCCGAACAGCACGCTCGACTTCGAGCGGATGTTCAAGGAAGGGCTGAAACGCAAGCTGGCGATGGACTTCGACCCGAAGTTCGTTCGGGAAGCGCTCAAAATCGATGGCTGGGGTCCCGAGAAGGTGTTCGAGTGGGCGCGCGGAAGCGGCATCCGTGTCTCGAAACACTGGCTGGACGAGCAGTACAAGGCGATTCCCCAAGACGAGTTGGCGACTTACGAGAGCATCGAGGAGATGGAAGAGAGCGTTCCCCACAGGAGCGCCGCCCAGAAGATACGCGAAGAGGGCATCCGCCACGTGCCGTTCCGTCCGGAAGACGAACGCTACCGCTATCCCGAAATCATCGAGGAGCGCGAGAAGAACGTCGTCGTCGTCAACATCCGCGACGTGTCCGGGTCGATGCGCGAGAAGAAACGCGAACTGGTCGAGCGCACCTTCACGCCACTCGACTGGTACCTCACCGGCAAGTACGACAACGCCGAGTTCGTCTACATCGCCCACGACGCAGAGGCGTGGGAAGTCGAGCGCGACGAGTTCTTCGGGATTCGCTCGGGGGGTGGGACGAAAATCTCGTCGGCGTATCAGCTTGCGAGGCAAGTTCTCGAAGAACGGTACCCGTGGAGCGACTGGAACCGCTACGTGTTTGCGGCGGGCGACAGCGAGAATTCCCGCAACGACACCAGCGAGAACGTCATCCCGCTGATGGACGAGATTCCGGCGAACCTCCACGCCTACGTGGAGACCCAACCCGACGGCAAGGCCATCAACGCGACCCACGCCGAAGAGGTGGACGAACACTACGCCGAGTCGAACGAGGTGGCGGTCAGTTACGTCAACGGCCCGGAGGACGTGACGACTGCTATCTACGAAATCCTGAGTACGGAGGCCGAATAG
- a CDS encoding PrkA family serine protein kinase: protein MPSGSDYIERADHELRETYEEPMSLDEYVEAAFENPTVASHASKYLLSAIESMGTRTVIEEGEEKDRYKFFDDPANDGEHAILGNTEVLNAFVDDLRSIAAERGKAEKIIWFDGPTATGKSELKRCLVNGLREFSKTDEGRRYTVEWNIASASDSRSLSYGDDPAAGDEENWFPSPVQSNPLLVFPPEVRADVLAELQSNTDDHIGIKVDGKLDPFSREAYDYLEEQYRRQGEENLFSAITDPNHLRVKNYVVDIGKGIGVLHSEDSGPPKERLVGSWMRGMLQELDSRGRKNPQAFSYDGVLSQGNGLLTIVEDAAQHADLLQKLLNVPDEQTVKLDKGIGMDIDTQLVIISNPDLEAQLNQHSEAGGKDPLKALKRRLDRRRFKYLTNLSLEAELIRRELTNETDVWMAMSYDELEGLIREPLSVDVRSDHHDVTKRELAPHAVEAAALYSVVTRLDGDDVPAGLDLVDKAMLFDRGYLLDGDDRLDKDDFDFGDDGEDGEQGIPVTYTRDTIADLLNDESERHHVEHAVEEVIMPRDILNAMAEGLTAAPVFSTAERTEYENRLVPVKNYVFQRQEEDVLDAMMRDKRVDEETVEEYIEHVYAWATDAPVENDRGERIEPDALKMKIFETEHLGRFSPESYDEGHEPAPAVEEFRRNKVITALNRHAWENRSDDFKVGDIDPKEIPIIKTVLASYDWDDVRRVYEDFDPNQWADPPSNTETETVKAETVDNMVEMFGYSPASAELTSQHVMSQVSYKWD, encoded by the coding sequence GTGCCGAGTGGCAGCGACTACATCGAACGGGCCGACCACGAGTTGCGAGAGACGTACGAAGAGCCGATGAGCCTCGACGAGTACGTCGAAGCGGCCTTCGAGAACCCGACCGTCGCTTCCCACGCCAGCAAGTATCTCCTCTCGGCCATCGAGTCGATGGGCACCCGGACCGTCATCGAAGAGGGCGAGGAGAAGGACCGCTACAAGTTCTTCGACGACCCGGCAAACGACGGCGAACACGCGATACTCGGCAATACAGAAGTTCTCAATGCGTTCGTTGACGACCTGCGCTCGATTGCGGCGGAGCGCGGGAAGGCCGAGAAGATAATCTGGTTCGACGGTCCCACGGCCACCGGTAAGTCGGAACTCAAGCGGTGTCTGGTCAACGGACTCCGCGAGTTCTCCAAGACCGACGAAGGCCGCAGATACACCGTCGAGTGGAACATCGCCTCCGCGAGCGACTCGCGGAGTCTGAGCTACGGCGACGACCCTGCGGCGGGCGACGAGGAGAACTGGTTCCCGAGTCCCGTCCAGTCGAACCCCTTGCTCGTGTTCCCGCCGGAGGTTCGGGCGGACGTGCTGGCCGAACTCCAGTCGAACACCGACGATCACATCGGCATCAAGGTCGATGGGAAACTTGACCCCTTCAGCCGAGAGGCCTACGACTACCTCGAAGAGCAGTACCGCCGACAGGGCGAGGAGAACCTGTTCTCCGCGATTACCGACCCGAACCACCTCCGCGTGAAGAACTACGTCGTGGACATCGGGAAGGGCATCGGCGTCCTGCACTCCGAAGACTCGGGGCCGCCGAAAGAGCGCCTCGTCGGGTCGTGGATGCGCGGGATGTTGCAGGAACTGGACTCGCGGGGGCGCAAGAACCCCCAAGCGTTCAGCTACGACGGTGTCCTCTCGCAGGGCAACGGCCTGCTGACAATCGTCGAAGACGCTGCCCAGCACGCAGACTTGCTCCAGAAACTGCTGAACGTTCCCGACGAACAGACGGTTAAACTCGACAAGGGTATCGGGATGGACATCGACACGCAGTTGGTCATCATCTCGAACCCCGACTTGGAGGCACAACTCAATCAGCACTCGGAGGCTGGCGGAAAGGACCCGCTGAAGGCACTGAAGCGCAGGTTGGACAGAAGACGATTCAAGTATTTGACTAACTTGAGCTTAGAGGCCGAACTCATCCGCCGCGAGTTGACCAACGAGACGGACGTGTGGATGGCGATGAGTTACGACGAGTTGGAAGGGCTCATCCGCGAACCGCTATCGGTGGACGTGCGAAGCGACCACCACGACGTGACGAAGCGCGAACTCGCACCGCACGCAGTCGAAGCGGCCGCCCTCTACAGCGTCGTCACGCGACTCGACGGCGACGACGTGCCCGCCGGATTGGACCTCGTCGATAAGGCGATGCTGTTCGACCGAGGGTACCTACTGGACGGCGACGACAGGTTGGACAAGGACGACTTCGACTTCGGCGACGACGGCGAAGACGGCGAGCAGGGGATTCCGGTGACCTACACCCGCGACACCATCGCGGACCTGCTCAACGACGAGAGCGAGCGCCACCACGTCGAACACGCCGTCGAGGAGGTCATCATGCCGCGTGACATCCTCAATGCGATGGCCGAGGGTTTGACTGCGGCCCCAGTCTTCTCGACGGCAGAGCGCACCGAGTACGAGAATCGCCTCGTGCCCGTGAAGAACTACGTCTTCCAGCGACAGGAGGAGGACGTCCTCGACGCGATGATGCGCGACAAACGCGTGGACGAGGAGACTGTCGAGGAGTACATCGAACACGTCTACGCGTGGGCGACGGACGCTCCCGTCGAGAACGACCGTGGCGAGCGCATCGAACCCGATGCCCTCAAAATGAAGATATTCGAGACCGAGCATCTGGGACGATTCTCGCCGGAGAGCTACGACGAGGGCCACGAACCCGCGCCAGCGGTCGAGGAGTTCCGGCGCAACAAGGTCATCACCGCGCTGAACCGCCACGCGTGGGAGAACCGCAGCGACGACTTCAAAGTTGGCGACATCGACCCCAAAGAGATACCCATCATCAAGACGGTCCTCGCGAGTTACGACTGGGACGACGTGCGCCGGGTGTACGAGGACTTCGACCCGAACCAGTGGGCCGACCCGCCGAGCAACACCGAGACGGAGACTGTCAAAGCAGAGACCGTGGACAACATGGTCGAGATGTTCGGCTACTCGCCCGCGTCGGCGGAGTTGACCAGTCAGCACGTCATGAGTCAGGTGAGTTATAAATGGGACTGA